A DNA window from Drosophila sechellia strain sech25 chromosome X, ASM438219v1, whole genome shotgun sequence contains the following coding sequences:
- the LOC6617925 gene encoding uncharacterized protein LOC6617925 isoform X2: protein MSIKIYLPLNYYYIKKPTNLYGQVQINEDNVVSYYVLEASDLEFSDKAINHEKGNLRFLGSILNEDFNADQNQFLKFNMRLCFTYNSSQANITLVYLGITPEYLKHIKMILYDKQMVRNLFVSGESGKSRSLEYNDLDSTDCDFLELSRLNQPTAENQNKPNNSANRSIQHGLTLIADSPIKIFEYMAENVFINRVMVHSTIYKHFKEWQTACDKSLYNVERRGLSVLWQVVRGNRYNILKGRTESHNYMNRQLYLATIFFSAILFLLPTTLVYYIVFAALKALTFATLSVFDFLRRKLMYLPIEVCIKRLLRGCHEIDCIQIKDVSHHERAFLMHKQQKINVTVYKITTL, encoded by the exons ATGAGCATTAAGATATATCTACCGCTCAACTATTATTACATCAAAAAGCCAACTAATTTGTACGGGCAAGTGCAGATAAATGAAGATAATGTCGTATCGTATTACGTGCTGGAAGCATCAGATTTGGAGTTCAGTGACAAGGCCATAAATCATGAAAAGGGCAATCTTCGTTTCCTGGGCTCTATTCTCAACGAGGATTTCAATGCGGACCAGAACCAATTTCTTAAGTTCAATATGCGATTGTGCTTCACCTACAATAGCAGTCAGGCGAATATAACACTGGTTTACCTGGGCATTACGCCCGAATATCTGAAGCACATTAAAATGATTCTCTACGACAAGCAAATGGTACGAAATCTGTTCGTATCTGGTGAATCTGGGAAAAGCCGATCCTTGGAATACAATGATCTTGATAGCACCGACTGCGACTTTCTGGAGCTCTCTAGACTGAATCAACCCACTGCTGAGAACCAAAACAAGCCAAACAATAGTGCCAACAGGAGTATACAACATGGCTTAACACTCATTGCCGATTCTCCAATTAAGATATTCGAATATATGGCGGAAAATGTATTTATCAACAGAGTTATGGTTCACTCAACAATTTATAAGCATTTCAAGGAATGGCAGACTGCATGTGATAAAAg CCTCTACAATGTGGAAAGAAGAGGTCTTTCTGTTCTATGGCAAGTGGTTCGAGGCAATCGTTACAACATTTTAAAAG GTCGCACTGAGTCCCACAACTATATGAATCGGCAATTATATCTAGCTACCATATTTTTCTCGGCTATTCTGTTTTTGTTACCCACCACCCTTGTATACTATATAGTTTTTGCTGCT CTGAAGGCGCTCACATTTGCTACTCTAAGTGTCTTTGATTTTTTGCGAAGAAAACTGATGTATCTACCGATTGAAGTCTGTATAAAGCGGTTATTAAGAGGGTGTCATGAAATAG ATTGTATTCAAATCAAAGATGTTTCACATCACGAAAGAGCTTTCCTGATGCACAAACAACAGAAAATCAACGTGACAGTGTATAAAATTACAACTTTATAA
- the LOC6617926 gene encoding protein no-on-transient A isoform X2 yields the protein MESAGKQDNNATQQLPQRQQRGNQQANKNLGKHNAQKQNDSADGCPAEKKQRFGGPNAQNQNQNQNQNGGVTGGGGAVGGPNQNKNFGNNKGGFAGNRNRNNNRAGNQNRTFPGNNNSNQKPNNETSKADGPNALAKNNEPATAAAVQNQANQNANKGQNQRQGQNQNQNQVHGQGNQGGPGNQGGAGNQGGQGNQGGAGNQGNGQGFRGRNAGNHQGGGFSGGPQNQQRDNRNRSGPRPGGGAGGTMNSTNMGGGGGGGGGGPRGGEDFFISQRLRSISGPTFELEPVEVPTETKFSGRNRLYVGNLTNDITDDELREMFKPYGEISEIFSNLDKNFTFLKVDYHPNAEKAKRALDGSMRKGRQLRVRFAPNATILRVSNLTPFVSNELLYKSFEIFGPIERASITVDDRGKHMGEGIVEFAKKSSASACLRMCNEKCFFLTASLRPCLVDPMEVNDDTDGLPEKAFNKKMPDFNQERSIGPRFADPNSFEHEYGSRWKQLHNLFKTKQDALKRELKMEEDKLEAQMEYARYEQETELLRQELRKREVDNERKKLEWEMREKQAEEMRKREEETMRRHQTEMQSHMNRQEEDMLRRQQETLFMKAQQLNSLLDQQEGFGGGGGNNSTFDNFAGNSNSPFEVFRGNNNNNSTMIGNNAAPNTQDSFAFEFGVNNMNQGGNQRGNNGGGNNVPWGRRRF from the exons atggaAAGTGCGGGGAAACAAGATAATAACGCCACGCAACAGTTGCCGCAGCGACAGCAGCGGGGAAACCAGCAAGCCAACAAAAATCTCGGCAAGCATAatgcacaaaaacaaaatgattccGCTGATGGATGTCCGGCTGAAAAGAAGCAACGATTCGGTGGTCCAAATGCCCAGAATCAAAACCAGAACCAGAATCAAAATGGTGGTGTAACGGGCGGTGGTGGTGCAGTTGGTGGCCCCAATCAAAATAAGAATTTTGGAAACAACAAGGGTGGGTTCGCTGGAAACCGCAATCGCAACAACAATCGCGCTGGAAACCAAAACCGGACTTTTCCAGGCAACAACAATTCAAAT CAAAAGCCCAATAACGAAACATCAAAGGCGGACGGTCCTAATGCACTTGCTAAGAACAATGAACCGgcaactgcagctgctgtCCAAAATCAAGCGAATCAGAACGCCAACAAGGGCCAAAATCAACGGCAAGgacaaaaccaaaatcaaaatcaagtCCATGGCCAAGGAAATCAAGGAGGACCAGGAAATCAAGGAGGAGCAGGCAATCAAGGAGGCCAAGGAAATCAAGGAGGAGCCGGAAATCAGGGAAATGGTCAGGGATTCAGAGGTCGCAATGCTGGTAACCATCAAGGTGGCGGTTTCTCCGGAGGTCCGCAGAACCAGCAGCGTGACAACCGAAACCGTAGTGGTCCACGCCCTGGCGGAGGTGCAGGTGGCACGATGAACAGCACCaatatgggtggtggtggtggcggtggaggCGGTGGTCCGCGCGGCGGTGAAGACTTCTTCATTTCCCAGCGGTTGCGCAGCATTTCTGGCCCCACCTTTGAACTGGAACcggtggaagtgcccacggaGACGAAGTTTTCTGGACGAAATCGTCTCTATGTGGGCAACCTGACCAATGACATCACCGACGATGAGCTGCGCGAGATGTTCAAGCCATACGGCGAGATTAGCGAGATCTTCTCGAACCTGGATAAGAACTTTACATTCCTAAAGGTCGACTATCATCCCAATGCCGAGAAGGCTAAACGCGCCCTCGACGGATCGATGCGAAAGGGTCGCCAGTTGCGTGTACGATTCGCACCGAATGCCACCATTTTGCGGGTGAGCAATCTCACGCCGTTCGTTTCCAACGAGCTGCTGTACAAGTCCTTCGAAATCTTTGGTCCCATCGAGAGGGCCAGCATCACCGTCGACGATCGTGGCAAGCATATGGGCGAGGGCATAGTTGAGTTTGCCAAGAAGTCATCGGCCAGCGCCTGCCTGCGGATGTGCAATGAGAAGTGCTTCTTCCTCACAGCTTCCCTTCGACCGTGTCTGGTCGATCCGATGGAGGTGAACGACGACACCGACGGACTGCCGGAGAAGGCGTTCAACAAAAAGATGCCCGACTTCAACCAGGAGCGCAGCATTGGTCCGCGCTTCGCCGATCCCAATTCGTTTGAGCACGAGTACGGTTCGCGCTGGAAGCAGCTGCACAATTTGTTCAAAACCAAGCAGGACGCACTCAAACGCGAACTGAAAATGGAGGAGGACAAGCTGGAGGCTCAGATGGAGTACGCACGCTATGAGCAAGAAACTGAACTGTTGCGTCAAG AGCTGCGAAAACGCGAAGTTGACAACGAGCGCAAGAAATTGGAGTGGGAGATGCGCGAGAAGCAGGCCGAGGAGATGCGCAAGCGCGAGGAGGAGACCATGCGACGGCATCAGACCGAGATGCAGAGCCACATGAATCGCCAGGAGGAGGACATGCTCCGTCGGCAGCAGGAGACACTGTTCATGAAGGCGCAGCAGCTCAATTCGTTGCTGGATCAGCAGGAGGgatttggtggcggtggcggtaACAACTCCACTTTTGACAACTTCGCTGGCAATAGCAATTCGCCATTCGAGGTTTTTAGAG gcaataacaataacaattccaCAATGATTGGAAACAATGCTGCCCCCAACACACAG GACTCCTTCGCTTTTGAATTTGGGGTTAACAATATGAACCAAGGCGGCAATCAACGTGGAAATAATGGCGGAGGAAATAATGTCCCATGGGGACGTCGACGTTTTTAG
- the LOC6617924 gene encoding splicing factor U2AF 50 kDa subunit, whose amino-acid sequence MGYDDRERDRERRRHRSRSRDRHRERSRDRRHHRNSRRKPSLYWDVPPPGFEHITPMQYKAMQASGQIPASVVPDTPQTAVPVVGSTITRQARRLYVGNIPFGVTEEEMMEFFNQQMHLVGLAQAAGSPVLACQINLDKNFAFLEFRSIDETTQAMAFDGINLKGQSLKIRRPHDYQPMPGITDTPAIKPAVVSSGVISTVVPDSPHKIFIGGLPNYLNDDQVKELLLSFGKLRAFNLVKDAATGLSKGYAFCEYVDLSITDQSIAGLNGMQLGDKKLIVQRASVGAKNAQNAANTTQSVMLQVPGLSNVVTSGPPTEVLCLLNMVTPDELRDEEEYEDILEDIKEECTKYGVVRSVEIPRPIEGVEVPGCGKVFVEFNSVLDCQKAQQALTGRKFSDRVVVTSYFDPDKYHRREF is encoded by the exons ATGGGCTATGATG ACCGTGAACGTGATCGCGAGAGACGCCGACATCGTTCCCGCTCTCGGGACCGCCATCGCGAACGCTCCAGGGATCGACGCCATCACCGGAACTCGAGGCGCAAGCCCTCGCTTTATTGGGATGTACCGCCGCCGGGATTCGAGCACATCACCCCGATGCAGTACAAAGCCATGCAGGCGTCCGGACAGATCCCGGCAAGCGTTGTGCCGGATACACCACAAACGGCAGTGCCCGTGGTCGGATCGACAATTACCCGACAGGCGCGTCGCCTGTACGTTGGCAACATTCCGTTCGGCGTCACCGAGGAGGAAATGATGGAGTTCTTCAACCAACAGATGCATTTAGTTGGGCTCGCCCAGGCGGCCGGCAGTCCCGTCTTGGCCTGCCAAATTAACTTGGACAAAAACTTTGCTTTCCTCGAGTTCCGATCGATTGACGAAACCACCCAGGCCATGGCATTCGATGGCATCAATTTGAAGGGGCAGAGCTTAAAGATTAGGCGTCCGCACGATTACCAGCCCATGCCGGGTATAACAGATACGCCGGCAATAAAGCCCGCTGTTG TTTCCAGTGGAGTTATTTCTACAGTGGTCCCGGACTCGCCCCACAAAATCTTCATCGGTGGTCTACCAAACTATCTGAACGACGATCAG GTTAAGGAACTGCTTTTGTCGTTTGGCAAGCTACGAGCCTTCAACCTGGTTAAGGATGCTGCTACTGGGTTGAGTAAGGGGTATGCTTTCTGTGAATATGTCGATCTTAGCATCACAGATCAG TCGATTGCTGGCCTAAATGGAATGCAGCTGGGTGACAAGAAACTGATTGTCCAACGTGCCAGTGTGGGCGCCAAGAATGCGCAGAACGCGGCCAACACCACGCAGTCCGTAATGCTCCAAGTGCCGGGCCTGTCCAATGTGGTGACCTCTGGTCCGCCGACCGAGGTACTTTGCTTGCTCAACATGGTCACGCCCGATGAACTGCGGGACGAGGAGGAGTACGAGGACATCCTGGAGGACATCAAGGAGGAGTGCACGAAGTACGGTGTCGTGCGGAGCGTGGAAATTCCACGTCCCATCGAGGGCGTCGAAGTTCCTGGATGCGGCAAGGTCTTTGTCGAATTCAACTCGGTTCTCGACTGTCAGAAGGCGCAGCAAGCACTTACTGGACGCAAATTCAGCGACCGCGTTGTGGTCACATCATATTTCGATCCCGACAAATACCACAGACGCGAGTTTTAG
- the LOC6617926 gene encoding protein no-on-transient A isoform X1, producing the protein MESAGKQDNNATQQLPQRQQRGNQQANKNLGKHNAQKQNDSADGCPAEKKQRFGGPNAQNQNQNQNQNGGVTGGGGAVGGPNQNKNFGNNKGGFAGNRNRNNNRAGNQNRTFPGNNNSNQKPNNETSKADGPNALAKNNEPATAAAVQNQANQNANKGQNQRQGQNQNQNQVHGQGNQGGPGNQGGAGNQGGQGNQGGAGNQGNGQGFRGRNAGNHQGGGFSGGPQNQQRDNRNRSGPRPGGGAGGTMNSTNMGGGGGGGGGGPRGGEDFFISQRLRSISGPTFELEPVEVPTETKFSGRNRLYVGNLTNDITDDELREMFKPYGEISEIFSNLDKNFTFLKVDYHPNAEKAKRALDGSMRKGRQLRVRFAPNATILRVSNLTPFVSNELLYKSFEIFGPIERASITVDDRGKHMGEGIVEFAKKSSASACLRMCNEKCFFLTASLRPCLVDPMEVNDDTDGLPEKAFNKKMPDFNQERSIGPRFADPNSFEHEYGSRWKQLHNLFKTKQDALKRELKMEEDKLEAQMEYARYEQETELLRQELRKREVDNERKKLEWEMREKQAEEMRKREEETMRRHQTEMQSHMNRQEEDMLRRQQETLFMKAQQLNSLLDQQEGFGGGGGNNSTFDNFAGNSNSPFEVFRGNNNNNSTMIGNNAAPNTQEIKRLDGPISDITSNFSPPDLDSDIYIIVAFVLEKFPSHVFYTKIVQKCGCFKKRTQLNARSNIIKKCISNLNWLIVL; encoded by the exons atggaAAGTGCGGGGAAACAAGATAATAACGCCACGCAACAGTTGCCGCAGCGACAGCAGCGGGGAAACCAGCAAGCCAACAAAAATCTCGGCAAGCATAatgcacaaaaacaaaatgattccGCTGATGGATGTCCGGCTGAAAAGAAGCAACGATTCGGTGGTCCAAATGCCCAGAATCAAAACCAGAACCAGAATCAAAATGGTGGTGTAACGGGCGGTGGTGGTGCAGTTGGTGGCCCCAATCAAAATAAGAATTTTGGAAACAACAAGGGTGGGTTCGCTGGAAACCGCAATCGCAACAACAATCGCGCTGGAAACCAAAACCGGACTTTTCCAGGCAACAACAATTCAAAT CAAAAGCCCAATAACGAAACATCAAAGGCGGACGGTCCTAATGCACTTGCTAAGAACAATGAACCGgcaactgcagctgctgtCCAAAATCAAGCGAATCAGAACGCCAACAAGGGCCAAAATCAACGGCAAGgacaaaaccaaaatcaaaatcaagtCCATGGCCAAGGAAATCAAGGAGGACCAGGAAATCAAGGAGGAGCAGGCAATCAAGGAGGCCAAGGAAATCAAGGAGGAGCCGGAAATCAGGGAAATGGTCAGGGATTCAGAGGTCGCAATGCTGGTAACCATCAAGGTGGCGGTTTCTCCGGAGGTCCGCAGAACCAGCAGCGTGACAACCGAAACCGTAGTGGTCCACGCCCTGGCGGAGGTGCAGGTGGCACGATGAACAGCACCaatatgggtggtggtggtggcggtggaggCGGTGGTCCGCGCGGCGGTGAAGACTTCTTCATTTCCCAGCGGTTGCGCAGCATTTCTGGCCCCACCTTTGAACTGGAACcggtggaagtgcccacggaGACGAAGTTTTCTGGACGAAATCGTCTCTATGTGGGCAACCTGACCAATGACATCACCGACGATGAGCTGCGCGAGATGTTCAAGCCATACGGCGAGATTAGCGAGATCTTCTCGAACCTGGATAAGAACTTTACATTCCTAAAGGTCGACTATCATCCCAATGCCGAGAAGGCTAAACGCGCCCTCGACGGATCGATGCGAAAGGGTCGCCAGTTGCGTGTACGATTCGCACCGAATGCCACCATTTTGCGGGTGAGCAATCTCACGCCGTTCGTTTCCAACGAGCTGCTGTACAAGTCCTTCGAAATCTTTGGTCCCATCGAGAGGGCCAGCATCACCGTCGACGATCGTGGCAAGCATATGGGCGAGGGCATAGTTGAGTTTGCCAAGAAGTCATCGGCCAGCGCCTGCCTGCGGATGTGCAATGAGAAGTGCTTCTTCCTCACAGCTTCCCTTCGACCGTGTCTGGTCGATCCGATGGAGGTGAACGACGACACCGACGGACTGCCGGAGAAGGCGTTCAACAAAAAGATGCCCGACTTCAACCAGGAGCGCAGCATTGGTCCGCGCTTCGCCGATCCCAATTCGTTTGAGCACGAGTACGGTTCGCGCTGGAAGCAGCTGCACAATTTGTTCAAAACCAAGCAGGACGCACTCAAACGCGAACTGAAAATGGAGGAGGACAAGCTGGAGGCTCAGATGGAGTACGCACGCTATGAGCAAGAAACTGAACTGTTGCGTCAAG AGCTGCGAAAACGCGAAGTTGACAACGAGCGCAAGAAATTGGAGTGGGAGATGCGCGAGAAGCAGGCCGAGGAGATGCGCAAGCGCGAGGAGGAGACCATGCGACGGCATCAGACCGAGATGCAGAGCCACATGAATCGCCAGGAGGAGGACATGCTCCGTCGGCAGCAGGAGACACTGTTCATGAAGGCGCAGCAGCTCAATTCGTTGCTGGATCAGCAGGAGGgatttggtggcggtggcggtaACAACTCCACTTTTGACAACTTCGCTGGCAATAGCAATTCGCCATTCGAGGTTTTTAGAG gcaataacaataacaattccaCAATGATTGGAAACAATGCTGCCCCCAACACACAG GAGATCAAACGCCTTGACGGTCCCATAAGCGACATTACTTCAAACTTCAGCCCACCAGATTTGGATTcggatatatatattatagtgGCATTCGTATTGGAAAAGTTCCCATCTCACGTGTTTTATACGAAAATTGTACAGAAATGTGGATGCTTTAAGAAACGCACACAGCTTAATGCTCgatcaaatattattaaaaaatgcataagcaacttaaattggttaattgttttatga
- the LOC6617925 gene encoding uncharacterized protein LOC6617925 isoform X1, whose protein sequence is MSIKIYLPLNYYYIKKPTNLYGQVQINEDNVVSYYVLEASDLEFSDKAINHEKGNLRFLGSILNEDFNADQNQFLKFNMRLCFTYNSSQANITLVYLGITPEYLKHIKMILYDKQMVRNLFVSGESGKSRSLEYNDLDSTDCDFLELSRLNQPTAENQNKPNNSANRSIQHGLTLIADSPIKIFEYMAENVFINRVMVHSTIYKHFKEWQTACDKRSRPANIVLDRILGIILMLILFSLATQPGDFLIQISHYVIDELYGLLKVLEGSPIGLKLNIHLNNFFLDCFKYHIELWSTFLDFIEPLVRQVFLAIGMIGCLGFTFQIALLVDLISVIGLHSHCFYIYTKVLYNVERRGLSVLWQVVRGNRYNILKGRTESHNYMNRQLYLATIFFSAILFLLPTTLVYYIVFAALKALTFATLSVFDFLRRKLMYLPIEVCIKRLLRGCHEIDCIQIKDVSHHERAFLMHKQQKINVTVYKITTL, encoded by the exons ATGAGCATTAAGATATATCTACCGCTCAACTATTATTACATCAAAAAGCCAACTAATTTGTACGGGCAAGTGCAGATAAATGAAGATAATGTCGTATCGTATTACGTGCTGGAAGCATCAGATTTGGAGTTCAGTGACAAGGCCATAAATCATGAAAAGGGCAATCTTCGTTTCCTGGGCTCTATTCTCAACGAGGATTTCAATGCGGACCAGAACCAATTTCTTAAGTTCAATATGCGATTGTGCTTCACCTACAATAGCAGTCAGGCGAATATAACACTGGTTTACCTGGGCATTACGCCCGAATATCTGAAGCACATTAAAATGATTCTCTACGACAAGCAAATGGTACGAAATCTGTTCGTATCTGGTGAATCTGGGAAAAGCCGATCCTTGGAATACAATGATCTTGATAGCACCGACTGCGACTTTCTGGAGCTCTCTAGACTGAATCAACCCACTGCTGAGAACCAAAACAAGCCAAACAATAGTGCCAACAGGAGTATACAACATGGCTTAACACTCATTGCCGATTCTCCAATTAAGATATTCGAATATATGGCGGAAAATGTATTTATCAACAGAGTTATGGTTCACTCAACAATTTATAAGCATTTCAAGGAATGGCAGACTGCATGTGATAAAAg ATCTCGACCGGCTAATATAGTACTTGATAGAATACTGGGGATTATATTGATGCTAATACTATTTTCGCTTGCCACACAGCCTGGTGATTTTCTAATACAAATATCTCAT TACGTCATTGATGAATTGTACGGCCTGTTGAAAGTATTAGAGGGCAGTCCCATTGGCCTCAAGctaaatatacatttaaataatttctttcTCGACTGCTTCAAATATCATATTGAGCTGTGGTCAACGTTTTTGG ATTTCATTGAACCTTTAGTACGACAAGTTTTCTTGGCCATTGGAATGATTGGATGCTTGGGTTTTACATTCCAGATAGCCTTACTAGTGGACTTAATATCCGTTATTGGCTTACATTCACATTGCTTCTATATTTATACCAAAGT CCTCTACAATGTGGAAAGAAGAGGTCTTTCTGTTCTATGGCAAGTGGTTCGAGGCAATCGTTACAACATTTTAAAAG GTCGCACTGAGTCCCACAACTATATGAATCGGCAATTATATCTAGCTACCATATTTTTCTCGGCTATTCTGTTTTTGTTACCCACCACCCTTGTATACTATATAGTTTTTGCTGCT CTGAAGGCGCTCACATTTGCTACTCTAAGTGTCTTTGATTTTTTGCGAAGAAAACTGATGTATCTACCGATTGAAGTCTGTATAAAGCGGTTATTAAGAGGGTGTCATGAAATAG ATTGTATTCAAATCAAAGATGTTTCACATCACGAAAGAGCTTTCCTGATGCACAAACAACAGAAAATCAACGTGACAGTGTATAAAATTACAACTTTATAA